CGACGATCGGGCCGATCACGGCCACTCGTCTGGGCATCCGCACGGTCGACGTCGGCATCCCGATCCTGTCGATGCACTCGGCGCGCGAGCTCGCCGGGGTCAGCGATCTGTACGACCTCTCGCGCGTGGCGCGCGCCTTCTTCGCCGGCTGACGTCGCGGGTCGCCCGGGGCGAGCCGGTGGCCGCGCTCAGGCCGCGAGGCGCACGCGCGACGCGAGCAGGGCGACGCGATGCGCGATCTCGTCGAACGCCGCCTCGAAGGCGGCATCCGTCCCCTCGCGCACCGGGTCGGGGATCGACCAGTGCAGCGCCTCGGCGGGGTACTCCTCGTGCGCACGGTCGCAGACCGTGATGATCAGGTCTCCCTCTGTGGCGCCCAGCGCCGCGGGCACCGCGGCGCCCAGGTCGAGCCCATGCCTGGCGGCGACGGCCACGGCGCCGGCCGCGACCCGGTCGGCCGGGTGGGTGCCGGCGCTGCGGGCCGGCACGGGGCTGGCGCGGTGCCAGAGCGCCTGCGCGAGCTGGGAGCGCGCGGAGTTCGCGGTGCAGACGAAGAGCACACCGGATGCCGTGAGCGCGGGACTCGGTCCGAGCCCCGCCAGCGCCTCGGGATCCAGGCGCACGTATGAGCGGCGGCCGTCGCCCTCGGAACGGATGCGGCTGACGATGCCCTCGCGCTCGAGCACGTTCAGGTGGTGCGCCAGCAGGTTGGAGCCGATCGCGAGGTGCTCGCGCAGCTCGGTCGGCGAGCGGTCGCCGAGCGAGAGCAGATCGACCATCCGCAGGCGGGCGGGGTCGCCCAGCGCCGCGTGACGTCGTGCTCGCGCGTCCAGATCATTTTCCTCAGCGTTCATTGCCTCAATCTTGACTGAGGCATATCCGATGCGTCAAGATGTTCCGGTCATGACTCGTCTCGCACTGCTCCGCCGCGCGGGCGCCGAACTGCTCGGCACCGGCGCCCTGGTCGCCATCGTCGTGGGCTCGGGCATCGCCGCCGAGCGACTCAGCACCGACCCCGGGCTGCGGCTGCTCGAGAACTCCCTCGCCACCGCACTCGGCCTCGCGGCGCTGATCGTGCTGCTCGGGCCGGTCTCGGGGGCGCACTTCAACCCCGTCGTCTCGATCGCGGATGCCGTGCTCGGCCGGCGCCGCGCGACCGGGCTGACATCGGCGGCGACAGCTGCGTACATCGTCGCCCAGCTGCTCGGCGGCATCTGCGGCGCCGTGCTCGCGAACGCCATGTTCCAGGTGCCCACCTCGATCTCCGTGACCGAGCGGGCGAACGCGGGGACGCTGCTGGGCGAGGTCGTCGCCACCGCGGGGCTCGTGCTGCTCATCGCCGGCATGGTGCGCGCCGCGCACGGCATCCCCGCCATCGCCATGGCGGTCGGCGCGTATATCGGCGCGGCGTACTGGTTCACCAGCTCGACCGCGTTCGCGAATCCCGCCGTCACGGTCGGGCGCATCTTCTCCGACACCTTCGCCGGCATCTCCCCCGGCTCGGCGCTCCCCTTCCTGGGGGCGCAGCTCGTCGGCGCCGCACTCGGGATGCTGCTGACGGTGGCCCTGTTCCCGGCATCCGCATCCGTCCTGCCGCCCTCAACCGCATCCGACGCGGGATCCGCCGCCGCGATCCAGCCCACCCGAGAGGAAACGCCATGACCGAGACCCCCACCGTGCTGTTCGTCTGCGTGCACAACGCCGGCCGCTCGCAGATGGCCGCCGGATTCCTGCAGCACCTCGCCGGCGACCGCGTGGACGTCCGCTCCGCGGGATCCGAGCCGAAGGATGCGATCAACCCCGTGGCCGTCGAGGTCATGCGCGAAGCGGGCGTCGACATCACCTCGGGCACCCCGAAGCTGCTGACCGTCGACGCCGTCAAGCAGGCCGACGTGGTCATCACGATGGGCTGCGGAGACGCCTGCCCGATCTTCCCCGGCAAGCGGTACGAGGACTGGGAGCTCGACGATCCTGCCGGTCAGGGTCTCACCGAGGTGCGCCCGATCCGCGACGAGATCCGGTCGCGCGTCGAAGAGCTCATCCGCGAACTCGGAGTCTGACAGCCCTCGTCGCGGAGCTGCCCGGCCGCCGGGACACGCACGACCTCCTCGCGCGGACGCGCCGCCGGTGCCAGGATGAGCACGAACCCGACATTCGGAGGCATCATGTCCACGACATCACCGGCTCCGGCGCCCGGCCTGATCGAGCGCACCGGCATCGAGATCATCCCCGAGTCCGAGCGCACGGCCCGGCCGCGCGACCTGTTCTGGCCGTGGTTCGCGGCCAACGTCTCGGTCTTCGGCATGAGCTACGGCTCGTTCGTGCTCGACTTCGGCATCTCGTTCTGGCAGGCGACGCTGGTGTCGGTCATCGGCATCGTCGTCTCGTTCCTGCTGTGCGGGCTCATCGCCATCGCAGGCAAGCGCGGGTCGACCCCGACGATGGTGCTCTCGCGGGCGGCGTTCGGCGTGCACGGGCAGAAGGTGCCCGGCATCGTGTCGTGGCTCACCTCGATCGGCTGGGAGACGTTCCTCGCGATCATGGCCGTGCTCGCCACGGCCACCGTGATCACGCAACTCGGCGGTGACGGCGACAGCGTCATGCTGAAGATCATCGCGACGATCATCGTGGCGGCGCTCATCGTCACCGCGTCGGTGCTCGGGTACCACACGATCATGAAGCTGCAGTCGGTGCTCACCTGGATCACCGGTGTCGTGACGATCCTCTACATCATCCTCGCCGCGGGCAGCATCGACATGGCGGCCGTGCTCGCGCAGCCCGACGGCGGCGTCGCTCAGGTGATCGGCGCACTGGTGATGGTGATGACCGGGTTCGGCCTCGGCTGGATCAACATCGCCGCCGACTGGTCGCGGTACCAGAAGCGCACAGCCTCGGACGGTGCGATCGTGTTCTGGAACACCTTCGGCGGGGCGATCGCCCCGGCGATCCTCGTCGTGTTCGGTCTGCTGCTGGCCGGCTCGGATGCCGATCTGCGGGCCGCCGTCGCCCTCGACCCGATCGGCGCGCTCGCCACCCTGCTGCCGGTGTGGGTGCTCGTGCCCTTCCTGCTCACCGCCGTGCTCGCCCTCGTGTCGGGCGCGGTGCTGGGCATCTACTCGTCCGGGCTGACGCTGCTGAGCCTCGGCATCCGCATCCCACGCCCGGCCGCCGCCGGAATCGACGGCGTGATCCTCACCCTCGGGACCATCTGGGTCGTGTTCTTCGCGGCCGACTTCCTCGGTCCGTTCCAGTCGTTCCTCATCACGCTCGGCGTGCCGCTGGCCTCGTGGGCGGGCATCCTCATCGCCGACATCCTGCGCCGCCGGCGGGACTACGACGAGGCCGCCCTGTTCGACGCGCGCGGCCGCTACGGCGCCTGGGACTGGACCTCGATCCTCACCATGGTGATCGCCTCGGCCATCGGCTGGGGTTTCGTGATCAACCTGTTCGCGGATGACGCACCCTGGAACAATTGGCAGGGCTACCTGCTCGGGCTGCTCGGCGGCAAGGACGGCGAGTGGGCCTACGCGAACCTGGGCGTCTTCTTCGCCCTGGTGCTGTCGTTCCTGGTGACCTGGTTCGCCCGGGCCGGGAAGATTTGGCGGCAGGAGCAGGCATGACCGGCACCGATGGCTGGCTGGTCGTCATCGACCCGCAGAACATCTTCGCCTCGCCGGAGTCGCCGTGGGGATCGCCGTTCTTCGCCGACGCGATGAGGAACATCCG
This is a stretch of genomic DNA from Microbacterium sp. YJN-G. It encodes these proteins:
- a CDS encoding ArsR family transcriptional regulator yields the protein MNAEENDLDARARRHAALGDPARLRMVDLLSLGDRSPTELREHLAIGSNLLAHHLNVLEREGIVSRIRSEGDGRRSYVRLDPEALAGLGPSPALTASGVLFVCTANSARSQLAQALWHRASPVPARSAGTHPADRVAAGAVAVAARHGLDLGAAVPAALGATEGDLIITVCDRAHEEYPAEALHWSIPDPVREGTDAAFEAAFDEIAHRVALLASRVRLAA
- a CDS encoding aquaporin — translated: MTRLALLRRAGAELLGTGALVAIVVGSGIAAERLSTDPGLRLLENSLATALGLAALIVLLGPVSGAHFNPVVSIADAVLGRRRATGLTSAATAAYIVAQLLGGICGAVLANAMFQVPTSISVTERANAGTLLGEVVATAGLVLLIAGMVRAAHGIPAIAMAVGAYIGAAYWFTSSTAFANPAVTVGRIFSDTFAGISPGSALPFLGAQLVGAALGMLLTVALFPASASVLPPSTASDAGSAAAIQPTREETP
- a CDS encoding arsenate reductase ArsC, translating into MTETPTVLFVCVHNAGRSQMAAGFLQHLAGDRVDVRSAGSEPKDAINPVAVEVMREAGVDITSGTPKLLTVDAVKQADVVITMGCGDACPIFPGKRYEDWELDDPAGQGLTEVRPIRDEIRSRVEELIRELGV
- a CDS encoding purine-cytosine permease family protein, with amino-acid sequence MSTTSPAPAPGLIERTGIEIIPESERTARPRDLFWPWFAANVSVFGMSYGSFVLDFGISFWQATLVSVIGIVVSFLLCGLIAIAGKRGSTPTMVLSRAAFGVHGQKVPGIVSWLTSIGWETFLAIMAVLATATVITQLGGDGDSVMLKIIATIIVAALIVTASVLGYHTIMKLQSVLTWITGVVTILYIILAAGSIDMAAVLAQPDGGVAQVIGALVMVMTGFGLGWINIAADWSRYQKRTASDGAIVFWNTFGGAIAPAILVVFGLLLAGSDADLRAAVALDPIGALATLLPVWVLVPFLLTAVLALVSGAVLGIYSSGLTLLSLGIRIPRPAAAGIDGVILTLGTIWVVFFAADFLGPFQSFLITLGVPLASWAGILIADILRRRRDYDEAALFDARGRYGAWDWTSILTMVIASAIGWGFVINLFADDAPWNNWQGYLLGLLGGKDGEWAYANLGVFFALVLSFLVTWFARAGKIWRQEQA